From the genome of Brevibacterium sp. JSBI002, one region includes:
- the tagD gene encoding glycerol-3-phosphate cytidylyltransferase: MRRVITYGTFDLLHYGHIRLLQRCKDQGDYLVVALSSDEFNAGKGKKSYFSYEERKHMLEAIRYVDLVIPEDNWEQKSTDVDKYHIDTFVMGDDWEGEFDFLKDKCEVVYLPRTPEISTTRIKTELGKS; this comes from the coding sequence ATGCGACGAGTCATCACTTACGGAACCTTCGACCTGCTCCACTACGGGCATATCCGCCTGCTCCAGCGGTGCAAGGACCAGGGCGACTACTTGGTGGTTGCTCTCTCCAGCGACGAGTTCAACGCAGGCAAGGGCAAGAAGTCGTACTTCAGCTACGAAGAGCGCAAGCACATGCTCGAGGCGATCCGCTACGTCGACCTCGTCATTCCTGAAGACAACTGGGAGCAGAAGTCGACTGATGTCGACAAGTACCACATCGACACGTTCGTAATGGGCGACGACTGGGAAGGCGAGTTCGACTTCCTCAAAGACAAGTGCGAGGTCGTCTACCTCCCCCGCACACCCGAGATCTCGACGACGCGGATCAAGACCGAGCTGGGCAAGTCCTGA
- a CDS encoding CDP-glycerol glycerophosphotransferase family protein: protein MTFLPADLPHTAVRGANFAQSVAKLVAQRLRERVRESRLPDEFSPQDDDHFVAAGYFAGDLTSVYQLEQWFWPFKQLEARLKEAGHGDQPFGIIVRNAPVAEYLKSITSFPVRFSRLTSGLDKFMQSPSLRAVFYVNQGTSNFQALRYPEPAHVHLSHGESEKISMISNQLKGYDYVFTAGRAARERVQQALYGMSDDRMFDVGRPQLDRPRSVPHEWKKFKEASPDGQAVFYAPTWEGDSPSMAYGTIAYNGTQLVTSLLEAGYRVIFRPHPRTGVMCHEFEKAVEDVAEIVESDRRGFLDKSPDVSWQLDEADLAVVEMTSVAFDWLASGKPLVMVQPHEPQAEVLEGGLMDLCPTVGSTGEADVVDAIAEAVAQAGSVAAIAQLYLGDTSPGAQMARFIRSSEQVIAQRVEEHRLKHLV from the coding sequence ATGACCTTCCTACCGGCAGATCTGCCGCACACCGCTGTTCGCGGCGCCAATTTCGCGCAGTCGGTCGCCAAACTCGTGGCTCAGAGACTGCGGGAACGCGTCCGTGAATCGCGACTGCCAGACGAATTCTCTCCGCAGGACGATGACCATTTCGTCGCAGCCGGCTACTTCGCCGGTGACCTCACCTCGGTTTACCAGCTCGAGCAGTGGTTCTGGCCCTTCAAGCAACTCGAAGCGCGGCTCAAGGAAGCCGGTCATGGGGATCAGCCTTTCGGGATCATTGTCCGCAATGCCCCGGTGGCGGAGTACCTGAAGAGCATCACCTCGTTCCCGGTGCGGTTCTCACGCCTGACCAGCGGCCTCGACAAGTTCATGCAGTCCCCGAGTCTCCGTGCCGTCTTCTATGTCAACCAGGGAACCAGCAATTTCCAAGCGCTGCGCTACCCCGAGCCCGCTCACGTGCACCTCAGCCACGGCGAGAGCGAGAAGATCTCGATGATTTCCAACCAGCTCAAGGGGTACGACTATGTCTTCACCGCCGGCCGGGCTGCAAGGGAACGCGTCCAGCAGGCTCTTTACGGAATGAGCGACGATCGCATGTTCGACGTCGGACGACCGCAGCTCGACCGCCCCCGTTCGGTTCCGCACGAGTGGAAGAAATTCAAAGAGGCGTCCCCGGATGGGCAAGCCGTATTCTATGCGCCCACGTGGGAGGGTGACTCTCCGTCGATGGCGTACGGCACCATCGCCTACAACGGAACGCAGCTCGTCACTTCGCTGCTGGAAGCCGGATACCGAGTGATCTTCCGCCCGCACCCGCGCACGGGGGTGATGTGCCACGAATTTGAGAAGGCTGTCGAAGACGTGGCGGAGATCGTCGAGTCCGATCGGCGTGGGTTCCTCGACAAGAGTCCAGACGTGTCGTGGCAGTTGGACGAGGCCGACCTGGCCGTGGTCGAGATGACGTCGGTCGCCTTCGACTGGCTTGCCTCTGGAAAACCCCTCGTGATGGTCCAGCCTCACGAACCTCAGGCAGAGGTGCTCGAAGGCGGCCTGATGGATCTGTGTCCGACAGTCGGATCCACCGGTGAAGCCGATGTCGTCGACGCCATCGCCGAGGCAGTCGCGCAAGCCGGGTCTGTTGCGGCGATCGCCCAGCTCTATCTCGGTGACACGAGCCCAGGGGCGCAGATGGCCCGTTTCATCCGGTCAAGCGAGCAGGTGATCGCCCAGCGGGTCGAGGAGCATCGGTTAAAGCATCTCGTGTGA
- a CDS encoding glycosyltransferase family 2 protein, with protein sequence MSDASRILSQRFEENRRYTFGVVVLSQGKRLDDLNRGFESLLAQKGVDLDIVCVGNGWEPEGIPDQVKKLGLPENLGIPAGRNAGVPHVDGEFLFFLDDDAWLPDDTSLMRMAQLMRTKPQIGLIQPRVEEPGGPDAPKRWIPRLKKGSADHSSNVFSVWEGAVCMQRRAFDACGGWPAPFWYAHEGIELAWRVWDAGYIVWYMGDLAVAHPVIDPRRHDEYFYMNARNRVWLARRNLPWPFSWAYVGSWTLMQFIKWANKPHQLKAWMEGWRAGWRLDPWGQDEDRQKLSRRGVLRMSRHGRPPIV encoded by the coding sequence ATGAGCGATGCTTCGAGGATCCTCTCCCAGCGGTTCGAAGAGAATCGCCGGTACACATTCGGCGTCGTCGTCCTGAGCCAGGGAAAGCGACTCGACGACCTCAACCGCGGATTCGAATCACTTCTCGCGCAGAAGGGCGTCGACCTCGACATCGTCTGCGTGGGCAACGGGTGGGAACCGGAAGGAATCCCGGACCAGGTCAAGAAGCTCGGTCTGCCGGAGAACCTCGGCATTCCGGCCGGACGCAACGCCGGAGTCCCCCACGTCGACGGCGAGTTCCTGTTCTTCCTTGACGATGACGCATGGCTGCCGGATGACACGTCGCTGATGCGCATGGCACAACTGATGCGGACTAAACCGCAGATCGGACTGATCCAGCCAAGGGTTGAGGAGCCCGGTGGGCCGGATGCACCGAAACGGTGGATTCCCAGACTGAAGAAGGGAAGCGCCGACCATTCATCGAATGTGTTCTCTGTGTGGGAAGGCGCAGTCTGCATGCAGCGCCGGGCCTTCGACGCGTGCGGCGGATGGCCAGCCCCCTTCTGGTACGCACACGAGGGAATCGAACTCGCGTGGAGGGTATGGGACGCCGGCTACATCGTCTGGTACATGGGCGACCTCGCCGTCGCTCACCCAGTGATCGACCCGAGGCGCCACGACGAATACTTCTACATGAATGCGAGAAACAGAGTCTGGCTGGCCCGACGCAACCTGCCGTGGCCGTTCAGCTGGGCCTATGTGGGCTCCTGGACCTTGATGCAGTTCATCAAATGGGCCAACAAGCCACATCAGCTCAAGGCCTGGATGGAAGGATGGCGGGCCGGCTGGCGTCTCGACCCGTGGGGCCAAGACGAAGACAGGCAGAAGCTGTCAAGACGAGGTGTACTTCGAATGTCCCGGCACGGACGCCCCCCGATCGTGTGA
- a CDS encoding dicarboxylate/amino acid:cation symporter translates to MTAGFVLGLIVAFVFGEKAQVLSPIGDILLNLLQLIVIPIIMVTLIDAVNSTRPGNLVRVAFKTFAFYILTTIAAVVISLSLALLVKPGTGLQRPEKGAETPEAPSFVDQLVGIFPENIFKALVDGNILALIFVAMIVGLTMAGMRRSSDSTISGFGKLVYDLVLAAKEMTFRILGGILQFAPFGIAALVASDIGSQGIDALAALGKLTGVVYAGLAAQILLVYIPLLLLNRIPVGGFFRVAGAPMATAFTTQSSSGTIPVSLEATRKANIRQEVAGFVIPLGATINMDGAVIRLGASVVLAANIVGHDMSVLELGAIVLTATFVSIGTAGVPGAGLIGLTILLQQAGLPLETVALVAGVDVLLGMGATMINITGDLVGVHLIDKSEKRISEGSRGL, encoded by the coding sequence ATGACGGCCGGGTTCGTCCTCGGACTCATCGTTGCCTTCGTCTTCGGAGAGAAGGCGCAGGTGCTGTCACCGATCGGTGACATCCTGCTCAACCTCCTCCAGCTGATCGTCATCCCGATCATCATGGTGACGCTGATCGACGCGGTCAACAGCACGCGCCCCGGAAACCTCGTCAGGGTCGCCTTCAAGACCTTCGCCTTCTACATCCTCACGACGATCGCCGCCGTCGTCATCAGTCTGTCCCTGGCCCTTCTGGTCAAACCGGGGACCGGTCTCCAACGCCCTGAGAAAGGCGCAGAGACACCCGAGGCCCCCTCATTCGTCGACCAGCTCGTCGGCATATTCCCCGAGAACATCTTCAAGGCTCTGGTCGACGGCAACATCCTCGCTCTGATCTTCGTGGCCATGATCGTCGGTCTCACGATGGCAGGTATGCGCCGCTCGTCCGATTCGACGATCTCCGGCTTCGGGAAGCTCGTGTACGACCTCGTACTTGCGGCCAAGGAGATGACGTTCCGCATCCTTGGAGGGATACTCCAATTTGCGCCGTTCGGTATCGCAGCCCTGGTGGCGAGCGATATCGGCAGCCAAGGAATCGATGCCCTGGCGGCCCTGGGCAAACTGACCGGCGTCGTCTATGCCGGTCTGGCAGCGCAGATACTCCTCGTCTATATTCCGCTGCTGCTGCTCAATCGAATTCCGGTCGGCGGATTCTTCCGCGTCGCCGGTGCGCCGATGGCCACGGCGTTCACGACTCAGAGCAGCTCAGGGACGATCCCTGTGTCGCTGGAGGCGACTAGGAAAGCAAATATCCGCCAAGAGGTCGCAGGCTTCGTCATCCCATTGGGTGCGACCATCAACATGGACGGGGCGGTCATCCGTCTGGGGGCGTCGGTGGTGCTGGCTGCCAACATCGTCGGCCATGACATGTCCGTGCTCGAACTCGGCGCGATCGTCCTCACGGCCACGTTCGTCTCGATCGGCACCGCAGGAGTCCCCGGCGCCGGACTCATAGGATTGACGATCCTGCTTCAGCAAGCCGGTCTCCCGCTTGAGACCGTCGCTCTGGTCGCCGGTGTCGACGTTCTGCTCGGAATGGGGGCGACGATGATCAACATCACCGGCGACCTCGTCGGAGTCCACCTCATCGACAAGAGTGAGAAGCGGATCAGCGAGGGCAGCCGAGGATTGTAG
- a CDS encoding aldo/keto reductase, producing the protein MRAQSAHVLTRRRGEALDRGVNFIDTANLYSAGDAERVLGEIMGDKRDEVILTSDTNHR; encoded by the coding sequence GTGAGGGCACAGTCCGCACACGTGCTCACCCGACGACGTGGCGAGGCTCTGGACCGTGGAGTGAACTTCATCGATACAGCCAACCTCTACTCGGCCGGGGACGCGGAAAGAGTCCTCGGCGAGATCATGGGCGACAAACGCGATGAAGTCATCCTCACCTCAGATACGAATCACAGATGA
- a CDS encoding glycerophosphodiester phosphodiesterase: MNTQRATSQRTRPFTILATAVLTASATFGVGLAPAAAAGLGSAGDAPGLGSASDFTAPDKVADIEFTTTISHRGGADVYPEESMEGFTASAKDGFLPEMDIQFLEDGTPVLIHDDTADRTLNGVTGPIRDLSREEWDAATIKHPAGGEEAATVTLDELLDEMGGEVVLVPEIKPGATPEEVDRVLDEFDERGLKDSLVVQSFDFEAAKTIADRGYTSLYLMGSTMPKESPAEIKDAGIEWVGPSKNLPTNKMRELDKAGFHVAPYTLATAKDGHRLPGFIDGYFTDDAWTD, from the coding sequence GTGAATACACAGAGAGCAACATCCCAGCGCACCCGTCCATTCACCATCCTCGCCACCGCGGTCCTCACTGCCTCGGCCACCTTCGGCGTCGGCCTCGCCCCCGCGGCAGCCGCCGGGCTCGGCTCCGCCGGCGACGCACCAGGACTCGGCTCCGCCAGCGATTTCACCGCCCCTGATAAGGTCGCCGACATCGAATTCACGACCACGATCTCCCACCGAGGCGGCGCCGACGTCTATCCGGAAGAATCCATGGAAGGATTCACCGCCTCGGCGAAGGACGGATTCCTCCCCGAGATGGACATCCAGTTCCTCGAAGACGGCACCCCCGTTCTCATCCACGACGACACCGCCGACCGCACCCTCAACGGCGTGACCGGACCCATCCGGGACCTCAGCCGGGAGGAATGGGACGCAGCCACGATCAAGCACCCGGCCGGCGGAGAAGAAGCCGCCACCGTCACCCTCGACGAACTCCTCGACGAGATGGGCGGCGAGGTCGTCCTCGTGCCCGAGATCAAACCCGGGGCCACCCCCGAGGAGGTCGACCGGGTTCTCGACGAATTCGACGAACGCGGGTTGAAGGACTCCCTCGTCGTCCAGTCCTTCGACTTCGAAGCGGCGAAGACGATCGCCGACCGCGGATACACCTCGCTCTACCTCATGGGCTCGACCATGCCGAAGGAATCACCGGCAGAGATCAAGGACGCCGGCATCGAATGGGTGGGACCGAGCAAGAACCTGCCGACGAACAAGATGCGCGAACTCGACAAGGCCGGCTTCCACGTCGCCCCGTACACACTGGCGACCGCGAA
- a CDS encoding HdeD family acid-resistance protein, protein MATPQNPTNPTGAVRSLMTELGKGAFWAVLIRGILAVLFGILLLAAPAAMAVALGIWVGAWLIVDGALEITHALHARRQNLSWGWELGAGIAYVIGGVIIMIMPLSFAVMGGTVILLMMASGMLIRGILSVASKSFKGWSKAVGVLDMIFAVIMFIVVFSNPGAALLALVWIIAIYTIILGIFLIIMASVGRSHTKQAFGN, encoded by the coding sequence ATGGCTACACCACAGAATCCCACGAACCCCACAGGCGCCGTCCGCTCCCTGATGACCGAGCTCGGCAAAGGCGCCTTTTGGGCGGTGCTGATCCGCGGCATCCTCGCCGTCCTCTTCGGAATCCTCCTCCTCGCCGCACCCGCTGCAATGGCAGTGGCTCTGGGAATCTGGGTGGGCGCTTGGCTCATCGTCGACGGCGCCCTCGAGATCACCCATGCACTGCACGCTCGCAGGCAGAACCTCTCGTGGGGTTGGGAGCTGGGCGCAGGCATCGCCTACGTCATCGGCGGCGTCATCATCATGATCATGCCGCTGTCGTTCGCCGTCATGGGCGGCACCGTCATCCTGCTGATGATGGCGTCGGGAATGCTCATCCGCGGCATCCTCAGCGTCGCGTCGAAATCATTCAAAGGATGGTCGAAGGCCGTCGGCGTCCTCGACATGATCTTCGCCGTCATCATGTTCATCGTCGTCTTCTCCAACCCGGGAGCTGCATTGCTCGCGCTGGTTTGGATCATCGCGATCTACACGATCATCTTGGGCATCTTCCTCATCATCATGGCCTCCGTCGGCCGCTCGCATACGAAGCAGGCCTTCGGAAACTGA
- a CDS encoding CDP-alcohol phosphatidyltransferase family protein, translated as MNQRGTDVPEESPAKHPTLSELRAKAQPIEVRSRKNAEHWTAQLYLRHISIYFTMLLVRTRISANGVTGLMILAGWCVAGSLLIPGIWGAVLAVFFSQVQMYIDCCDGEVARWRGTSGAKGVFLDKVGHYTTEGLVAVALGVRAVGEWNNLVEDPTGSYPLLLAGTALAALVLLNKALNDMVHVSRAFNGLDKLADSKAATEVNPGLVATLKRIARFVPFHRIFHSVEMSLMALLSSIVTAIAVVPGAGPLFGERWLVLIMAPLCLLSVIGHFLSIMASKRLS; from the coding sequence ATGAATCAGAGAGGAACGGACGTGCCCGAAGAGTCCCCGGCGAAACATCCGACGCTGTCGGAGCTTCGGGCCAAGGCACAGCCGATCGAAGTCCGCAGCCGCAAGAACGCGGAGCACTGGACCGCGCAGCTCTACCTCCGGCACATCTCGATCTACTTCACGATGCTGCTCGTGCGCACCAGAATCAGCGCCAACGGCGTCACCGGTCTGATGATCCTGGCTGGGTGGTGCGTCGCCGGAAGCCTCTTGATCCCCGGAATCTGGGGCGCTGTGCTTGCCGTCTTCTTCTCCCAAGTGCAGATGTACATCGACTGCTGCGACGGTGAAGTCGCTCGCTGGAGAGGCACCAGCGGAGCCAAGGGCGTCTTCCTCGATAAGGTCGGCCACTACACCACAGAGGGCCTGGTCGCGGTTGCCCTCGGTGTGCGGGCCGTGGGGGAGTGGAACAACCTCGTCGAAGATCCGACCGGTTCCTACCCTCTTCTCCTCGCCGGCACCGCGTTGGCCGCACTGGTCCTGCTCAACAAGGCGCTCAACGACATGGTCCACGTCTCCCGCGCGTTCAACGGCCTCGACAAACTCGCTGATTCCAAGGCGGCCACCGAGGTCAACCCGGGTCTCGTCGCCACCCTCAAACGTATCGCCCGCTTCGTGCCCTTCCACCGGATCTTCCATTCTGTGGAGATGTCGCTTATGGCGCTGCTCTCGAGCATCGTGACAGCGATTGCTGTGGTACCAGGGGCCGGACCGCTGTTCGGAGAGCGATGGCTCGTTCTCATCATGGCGCCCTTGTGCCTGCTCTCGGTCATCGGACATTTCCTGTCGATCATGGCATCGAAGAGGCTGTCATGA
- a CDS encoding DUF2267 domain-containing protein has product MRSDEFLKNVTETGGPGDPESAAVVTRTVLDNLGKQLKGGEAADLAAQLPAELQEPLQRHGSKAPLTDDVDDFLRRLADQLGEGIDPDTARAYARAVISTLDAAVSEGEVDDLRSQLPAGFAPLFED; this is encoded by the coding sequence ATGCGCAGCGATGAGTTCCTCAAAAACGTCACCGAAACCGGCGGGCCCGGCGATCCTGAAAGCGCTGCCGTCGTGACCCGGACGGTATTGGATAACCTCGGCAAACAGCTCAAGGGCGGCGAGGCGGCGGATCTGGCCGCCCAGCTTCCTGCCGAACTGCAAGAGCCGCTCCAACGGCACGGCTCGAAGGCGCCGCTGACCGACGACGTCGATGATTTCCTCCGTCGTCTGGCTGATCAGCTAGGCGAGGGGATCGATCCTGATACCGCCCGCGCCTACGCGCGTGCGGTGATCTCGACGCTTGACGCCGCAGTCTCCGAAGGCGAGGTCGACGATCTCCGCTCACAGCTGCCCGCAGGCTTCGCACCGCTGTTCGAAGACTGA
- a CDS encoding magnesium and cobalt transport protein CorA: MARVRRDKPERPSLRKRPAVGSEAKSTESPTLFSRRIIDSEPREMNVVRSFADALSAHDPDGSGSSVPGSITQIVIPRPAPGLFAEVASTWDLHPVLVDDLFHANQRAKVERYGDVLFVVLKSAVYIDAKEEVEFNEFHLLMKDDVLVIICQGDRFIDGTPIPADTSGVQEYFTNEKRSWAKDRELLALGPEALMFRLLDTVVDGYFPVLDGLQDDKDGIERQVFSGDTAAAERIYLLSQEVIDVLHNSTHLNRLTQALGNGAAKYAIPDDLRAYLDDVTDHLTRVLAEAGELREALSQILNVNSTLVAQRQNEDMKKISGWAAILFAPTLVGAIYGMNFDDMPELHWAFGYPMALGLMLGLGVVLYVVFRVKKWM, from the coding sequence ATGGCAAGAGTCCGCAGAGACAAGCCCGAACGACCGTCACTGCGCAAGCGACCGGCGGTGGGGTCAGAAGCGAAGTCCACCGAGTCACCGACGCTGTTCAGCCGCCGCATCATCGACAGCGAACCGCGGGAGATGAACGTCGTCCGGTCCTTCGCCGACGCGCTGTCTGCACATGACCCGGACGGCTCCGGCTCGTCCGTTCCCGGTTCGATCACGCAGATCGTCATCCCCAGGCCCGCTCCCGGGCTGTTCGCGGAGGTCGCCTCGACGTGGGACCTGCATCCGGTTCTCGTCGATGACCTCTTCCACGCGAACCAGCGGGCCAAGGTCGAGCGATACGGTGATGTGCTCTTCGTCGTCCTCAAATCAGCGGTCTATATCGACGCGAAAGAAGAAGTCGAGTTCAACGAGTTCCACCTTCTCATGAAGGATGATGTGCTCGTCATCATCTGTCAGGGAGACCGCTTCATCGACGGCACACCGATTCCGGCGGACACCAGCGGAGTCCAGGAGTACTTCACGAACGAGAAGCGCAGCTGGGCGAAAGACCGCGAACTTCTCGCACTCGGACCAGAAGCGCTCATGTTCCGCCTGCTCGACACCGTGGTCGACGGGTACTTCCCTGTTCTCGATGGACTGCAGGACGACAAAGACGGGATTGAGAGGCAGGTCTTCAGTGGGGACACTGCCGCCGCCGAGCGCATCTATCTCCTCAGCCAGGAAGTGATCGATGTCCTCCACAACTCCACCCACCTCAACCGACTGACGCAGGCACTCGGAAACGGGGCCGCCAAGTACGCGATCCCCGATGACCTGCGCGCCTACCTCGATGACGTCACCGACCACCTCACCCGGGTTCTCGCCGAGGCGGGCGAACTCCGTGAGGCCCTGTCGCAGATCCTCAACGTCAATTCCACCCTCGTCGCGCAGCGGCAGAACGAGGACATGAAGAAGATCTCCGGCTGGGCAGCGATCCTCTTCGCCCCCACCCTCGTCGGAGCGATCTACGGCATGAACTTCGACGATATGCCCGAACTCCACTGGGCTTTCGGCTATCCGATGGCGTTGGGGCTCATGCTTGGGTTGGGAGTCGTTCTCTACGTCGTCTTCCGAGTCAAGAAGTGGATGTGA
- a CDS encoding DUF2795 domain-containing protein, with the protein MTTRDELRAEKALQGMEFPASKTELIDYATERSATAKTLQALQALPDRQFENKDDVVEAVPQEPEGDAPGGVHR; encoded by the coding sequence ATGACCACACGTGACGAACTTCGTGCAGAGAAGGCCCTGCAGGGGATGGAATTCCCCGCCTCGAAGACCGAGCTCATCGACTACGCGACCGAACGCTCGGCCACCGCGAAGACACTTCAGGCCCTGCAAGCTCTGCCGGATCGACAGTTCGAGAACAAGGACGATGTCGTCGAAGCAGTCCCACAGGAGCCCGAAGGCGACGCCCCCGGAGGGGTCCACCGATGA